A single Cottoperca gobio chromosome 5, fCotGob3.1, whole genome shotgun sequence DNA region contains:
- the LOC115008217 gene encoding RNA-binding protein 5-like isoform X1, whose amino-acid sequence MRADKRLGRSERSGRYGSDGRRDDPEWQERRSRDLERDYDRRWDDYRQQECFDEHRESLEQRGRKRRNSDISDDECDGDYPDQDCKMELEESKTIMLRGLTLYVTEDDIRLALEQLLGPQPVDIRLTRKRTGISRGFAFVEFYHLQDSTRWMETNQNKLVIQGKNIAVHYSNRRQAKFENWLCVACGLYNFRKRLKCFRCGTAKVEGESPGLSGLNVESQQPGDYNGDTIILRNMAPLVSVDGILNLLAPYANLSAGNIRLIKDKQTGQNRGFAFVQLSSPLEASQLLTILQSLQPPLKLDGKTIGVDYAKSARKDSAQPDGIRAIALSVASTAIAAAQWSSSQLQQGSGATSDYVASESCAQQTSAQSYQVLQPEVFAPVIGDGLLGAAPGMNTLMPATAGVVISQTAQVYQPVINSKPALQFMSLDDATQQTAGVSTAAAPACAAPTANTAAAPDTSTYQYNESSGYYYDPQTGLYYDPISQYHYNSETQQYLYWDSEKETYVPAPGDSDTSTEQVSANSSSATNSKEPKYKKYKPKSKSAQQIAKDMERWAKKKNKQKEGFKSSFQGVSPSKEEERRESAAADAGFFIFEKKQTRGFEIPSFMIQQFRITEPETSAKSGLFAAYDGDSDPEEGSPERAADEEERIMDWNNMVCLLCRRQFPNKDALLRHQQLSDLHKQNWAMQRRSKLTEAELEEQERKETERKYRDRAAERRVKYGVPEPPTPKKKNNNKKKFYYPPTPTVTKDDSLTSDNIGNKMMQAMGWQEGKGLGRHQQGITAPISASLRTKGAGLGIKGTSYELSASDTYKDAVRKAMFARFTEID is encoded by the exons ATGAGAGCTGATAAAAG gctTGGTCGGAGTGAACGTAGTGGAAGATATGGTTCGGATGGGAGGAGAGATGATCCAGAATGGCAGGAAAGACGGAGTCGGGACCTGGAGAGAGATTATGATCGACGATGGGATGATTATAGACAACAAGAGTGCTTTGACGAGCACAGGGAGAGTCTAGAG CAGAGGGGCCGAAAACGGCGCAACAGTGACATATCCGATGATGAATGCGATGGGGATTATCCTGATCAGGACTGCAAaatggagctggaggagagcaAGACTATTATGCTGAGGGGCCTTACTCTTTATGTCACAGAGGATGAT ATCCGCTTGGCGCTCGAGCAGCTGCTGGGGCCCCAGCCTGTGGACATTCGGTTGACGAGGAAAAGGACCG GTATAAGCCGAGGTTTCGCCTTCGTGGAGTTTTATCACTTGCAAGATTCTACCCGATGGATGGAGACCAATCAG AACAAGTTGGTGATCCAGGGGAAAAACATTGCGGTGCACTACAGCAACAGGAGACAGGCGAAGTTTGAAAACTGGCTTTGCGTTGCA TGTGGTCTGTACAATTTCCGGAAGAGGTTGAAGTGTTTCAGGTGTGGGACGGCCAAAGTTG AGGGAGAGTCACCAGGACTAAGTGGTTTAAATGTTGAGTCTCAACAGCCAGGAGATTACAATGGAGACA caATAATCTTGAGAAACATGGCCCCTCTTGTAAGTGTTGATGGAATTTTGAACTTATTGGCCCCTTATGCCAACCTGTCAGCGGGCAACATCCGCCTCATCAAAGACAAGCAAACGGGACAGAATAGAGGCTTTGCCTTTGTTCAGCTCTCATCTCCCTtg GAGGCTTCTCAGCTGCTCACCATTctccagagccttcagccaccTCTAAAACTGGATGGAAAAACAATTGGTGTGGATTATGCCAAGAGTGCCAGGAA AGACTCAGCGCAGCCTGATGGGATCAGAGCCATTGCTCTCTCTGTTGCCAGCACAGCCATTGCTGCCGCTCAGTGGTCATCCAGCCAG TTGCAGCAAGGTTCAGGTGCCACCTCTGACTACGTTGCTTCAGAAAGCTGTGCACAGCAAACATCG GCACAGAGCTATCAAGTGTTGCAGCCGGAGGTGTTTGCTCCTGTCATTGGAGATGGATTACTCGGAG CTGCTCCAGGAATGAATACCTTGATGCCTGCAACGGCAGGTGTGGTCATATCCCAGACGGCTCAGGTTTACCAACCTGTCATTAACAGCAAGCCTGCATTACAG TTCATGAGCCTTGATGATGCAACACAACAGACTGCTGGTGTTTCCACTGCTGCAGCTCCGGCCTGCGCTGCCCCAACTGCTAACACAGCAG CTGCCCCTGACACCTCCACGTACCAGTATAATGAGTCTTCAGGTTACTATTATGATCCACAGACCGGCCTCTACTATGATCCCATCAGCCAA TACCACTATAACTCAGAGACTCAGCAGTACCTCTACTGGGACAGTGAGAAGGAGACGTACGTCCCTGCACCGGGCGACTCCGACACGAGCACAGAACAAGTGTCGGCTAACAGTTCCTCAGCCACAAACAGTAAAGAgcccaaatataaaaaatacaagcCCAAAAGCAAGTCTGCACAACAG ATCGCAAAGGACATGGAGCGttgggcaaaaaaaaagaataagcaAAAAGAAGGTTTTAAGAGCAGTTTCCAAGGCGTTTCACCTTccaaggaggaagagaggagagagtctgCAGCTGCCGATGCAGGTTTCTTCATCTTTGAGAAAAAG CAAACGCGAGGCTTTGAGATTCCTTCTTTCATGATCCAACAATTCAGGATCACAGAGCCGGAGACTTCAGCTAAG AGCGGTCTGTTTGCTGCTTACGACGGAGACAGTGACCCGGAGGAGGGCAGCCCAGAAAGAGCAGCAGATGAGGAGGAAAGAATAATGGATTGGAATAATATGGTTTGTCTGCTCTGTCGACGGCAGTTCCCAAACAAGGACGCTCTGCTGCGTCACCAGCAGCTCTCCGACCTCCACAAG CAAAACTGGGCAATGCAGAGAAGATCAAAACTCACAGAAGCTgagctggaggagcaggagaggaaagaaactgAG CGGAAGTACagagacagagctgcagagagacggGTGAAGTACGGTGTTCCCGAACCTCCTACaccgaagaagaagaataataataagaagaaattCTACTATCCGCCAACACCTACAGT AACCAAAGACGACAGCCTTACGAGTGATAACATCGGGAACAAAATGATGCAAGCGATGGGCTGGCAGGAAGGCAAAGGTCTCGGTCGCCACCAACAAGGCATCACCGCTCCCATCTCG GCTTCATTAAGGACCAAGGGCGCAGGCTTGGGTATTAAAGGAACCTCGTATGAACTCTCAGCATCTGACACCTACAAGGATGCCGTTCGTAAGGCCATGTTCGCACGCTTCACTGAGATAGATTGA
- the LOC115008217 gene encoding RNA-binding protein 5-like isoform X2 — MRADKRLGRSERSGRYGSDGRRDDPEWQERRSRDLERDYDRRWDDYRQQECFDEHRESLERGRKRRNSDISDDECDGDYPDQDCKMELEESKTIMLRGLTLYVTEDDIRLALEQLLGPQPVDIRLTRKRTGISRGFAFVEFYHLQDSTRWMETNQNKLVIQGKNIAVHYSNRRQAKFENWLCVACGLYNFRKRLKCFRCGTAKVEGESPGLSGLNVESQQPGDYNGDTIILRNMAPLVSVDGILNLLAPYANLSAGNIRLIKDKQTGQNRGFAFVQLSSPLEASQLLTILQSLQPPLKLDGKTIGVDYAKSARKDSAQPDGIRAIALSVASTAIAAAQWSSSQLQQGSGATSDYVASESCAQQTSAQSYQVLQPEVFAPVIGDGLLGAAPGMNTLMPATAGVVISQTAQVYQPVINSKPALQFMSLDDATQQTAGVSTAAAPACAAPTANTAAAPDTSTYQYNESSGYYYDPQTGLYYDPISQYHYNSETQQYLYWDSEKETYVPAPGDSDTSTEQVSANSSSATNSKEPKYKKYKPKSKSAQQIAKDMERWAKKKNKQKEGFKSSFQGVSPSKEEERRESAAADAGFFIFEKKQTRGFEIPSFMIQQFRITEPETSAKSGLFAAYDGDSDPEEGSPERAADEEERIMDWNNMVCLLCRRQFPNKDALLRHQQLSDLHKQNWAMQRRSKLTEAELEEQERKETERKYRDRAAERRVKYGVPEPPTPKKKNNNKKKFYYPPTPTVTKDDSLTSDNIGNKMMQAMGWQEGKGLGRHQQGITAPISASLRTKGAGLGIKGTSYELSASDTYKDAVRKAMFARFTEID; from the exons ATGAGAGCTGATAAAAG gctTGGTCGGAGTGAACGTAGTGGAAGATATGGTTCGGATGGGAGGAGAGATGATCCAGAATGGCAGGAAAGACGGAGTCGGGACCTGGAGAGAGATTATGATCGACGATGGGATGATTATAGACAACAAGAGTGCTTTGACGAGCACAGGGAGAGTCTAGAG AGGGGCCGAAAACGGCGCAACAGTGACATATCCGATGATGAATGCGATGGGGATTATCCTGATCAGGACTGCAAaatggagctggaggagagcaAGACTATTATGCTGAGGGGCCTTACTCTTTATGTCACAGAGGATGAT ATCCGCTTGGCGCTCGAGCAGCTGCTGGGGCCCCAGCCTGTGGACATTCGGTTGACGAGGAAAAGGACCG GTATAAGCCGAGGTTTCGCCTTCGTGGAGTTTTATCACTTGCAAGATTCTACCCGATGGATGGAGACCAATCAG AACAAGTTGGTGATCCAGGGGAAAAACATTGCGGTGCACTACAGCAACAGGAGACAGGCGAAGTTTGAAAACTGGCTTTGCGTTGCA TGTGGTCTGTACAATTTCCGGAAGAGGTTGAAGTGTTTCAGGTGTGGGACGGCCAAAGTTG AGGGAGAGTCACCAGGACTAAGTGGTTTAAATGTTGAGTCTCAACAGCCAGGAGATTACAATGGAGACA caATAATCTTGAGAAACATGGCCCCTCTTGTAAGTGTTGATGGAATTTTGAACTTATTGGCCCCTTATGCCAACCTGTCAGCGGGCAACATCCGCCTCATCAAAGACAAGCAAACGGGACAGAATAGAGGCTTTGCCTTTGTTCAGCTCTCATCTCCCTtg GAGGCTTCTCAGCTGCTCACCATTctccagagccttcagccaccTCTAAAACTGGATGGAAAAACAATTGGTGTGGATTATGCCAAGAGTGCCAGGAA AGACTCAGCGCAGCCTGATGGGATCAGAGCCATTGCTCTCTCTGTTGCCAGCACAGCCATTGCTGCCGCTCAGTGGTCATCCAGCCAG TTGCAGCAAGGTTCAGGTGCCACCTCTGACTACGTTGCTTCAGAAAGCTGTGCACAGCAAACATCG GCACAGAGCTATCAAGTGTTGCAGCCGGAGGTGTTTGCTCCTGTCATTGGAGATGGATTACTCGGAG CTGCTCCAGGAATGAATACCTTGATGCCTGCAACGGCAGGTGTGGTCATATCCCAGACGGCTCAGGTTTACCAACCTGTCATTAACAGCAAGCCTGCATTACAG TTCATGAGCCTTGATGATGCAACACAACAGACTGCTGGTGTTTCCACTGCTGCAGCTCCGGCCTGCGCTGCCCCAACTGCTAACACAGCAG CTGCCCCTGACACCTCCACGTACCAGTATAATGAGTCTTCAGGTTACTATTATGATCCACAGACCGGCCTCTACTATGATCCCATCAGCCAA TACCACTATAACTCAGAGACTCAGCAGTACCTCTACTGGGACAGTGAGAAGGAGACGTACGTCCCTGCACCGGGCGACTCCGACACGAGCACAGAACAAGTGTCGGCTAACAGTTCCTCAGCCACAAACAGTAAAGAgcccaaatataaaaaatacaagcCCAAAAGCAAGTCTGCACAACAG ATCGCAAAGGACATGGAGCGttgggcaaaaaaaaagaataagcaAAAAGAAGGTTTTAAGAGCAGTTTCCAAGGCGTTTCACCTTccaaggaggaagagaggagagagtctgCAGCTGCCGATGCAGGTTTCTTCATCTTTGAGAAAAAG CAAACGCGAGGCTTTGAGATTCCTTCTTTCATGATCCAACAATTCAGGATCACAGAGCCGGAGACTTCAGCTAAG AGCGGTCTGTTTGCTGCTTACGACGGAGACAGTGACCCGGAGGAGGGCAGCCCAGAAAGAGCAGCAGATGAGGAGGAAAGAATAATGGATTGGAATAATATGGTTTGTCTGCTCTGTCGACGGCAGTTCCCAAACAAGGACGCTCTGCTGCGTCACCAGCAGCTCTCCGACCTCCACAAG CAAAACTGGGCAATGCAGAGAAGATCAAAACTCACAGAAGCTgagctggaggagcaggagaggaaagaaactgAG CGGAAGTACagagacagagctgcagagagacggGTGAAGTACGGTGTTCCCGAACCTCCTACaccgaagaagaagaataataataagaagaaattCTACTATCCGCCAACACCTACAGT AACCAAAGACGACAGCCTTACGAGTGATAACATCGGGAACAAAATGATGCAAGCGATGGGCTGGCAGGAAGGCAAAGGTCTCGGTCGCCACCAACAAGGCATCACCGCTCCCATCTCG GCTTCATTAAGGACCAAGGGCGCAGGCTTGGGTATTAAAGGAACCTCGTATGAACTCTCAGCATCTGACACCTACAAGGATGCCGTTCGTAAGGCCATGTTCGCACGCTTCACTGAGATAGATTGA